A DNA window from Setaria viridis chromosome 2, Setaria_viridis_v4.0, whole genome shotgun sequence contains the following coding sequences:
- the LOC117843204 gene encoding transcription factor bHLH94, with translation MALEAVVLAVSQQQGGRFGCGAMAGGPWNGLLGGAEGVMGLSGAGAGSWDAAACSSSMLLRGFQEPDNILAAVAPPVESGGSVGQEAPAAATSPAPAPTGRRKRRRTRVVKNKEEVESQRMTHIAVERNRRKQMNEYLAVLRSLMPPAYAQRGDQASIVGGAINFVKELEQLLQSLEARRRSAQGPAAGASGDDGAAPFAGFFTFPQYSMRAAAAPEHAPADATSRKCAEGEEASGSKPSAVADVEATMVESHANLRVLSRRRPRQLLRLVVGLQDHRLTVLHLNMSSAGQMVLYSFSLKVEDDCQLTSVDEIAAAAHQIVEKTHQEQGCSLE, from the exons ATGGCATTGGAGGCCGTGGTGCTGGCCGTGTCCCAGCAGCAAGGCGGTCGCTTCGGGTGTGGCGCCATGGCAGGAGGGCCTTGGAATGGCCTGCTTGGTGGAGCGGAGGGGGTGATGGGGTTGAGTGGCGCTGGCGCCGGGAGCTGGGACGCGGCCGCGTGCTCGTCGTCGATGCTGCTGCGTGGGTTCCAGGAGCCGGATAACATCCTGGCCGCCGTTGCGCCGCCGGTGGAGTCCGGGGGAAGCGTCGGTCAGGAGGCCCCGGCGGCtgcgacgtcgccggcgccagcgccaaCGGGGAGGAGGAAGCGACGAAGGACGAGGGTGGTGAAGAacaaggaggaggtggagagcCAGCGGATGACCCACATTGCCGTCGAGCGCAACCGCCGAAAGCAGATGAACGAGTACCTCGCCGTGCTCCGCTCCCTCATGCCGCCCGCCTACGCGCAACGG GGCGATCAGGCGTCCATCGTCGGCGGCGCGATCAACTTCGTCAAGGAGCTGGAGCAGCTGCTCCAGTCCCTGGAGGCACGGAGGCGTTCCGCGCAGGGTCCTGCTGCCGGCGccagcggcgacgacggcgcggcgccGTTCGCGGGCTTCTTCACCTTCCCGCAGTACTCgatgcgcgccgccgcggcgccggagcACGCTCCCGCCGACGCCACCAGCCGCAAGTGCGCCGAGGGCGAGGAAGCCTCCGGGTCGAAGCCGTCGGCGGTGGCCGACGTCGAGGCGACCATGGTGGAGAGCCACGCGAACCTGCGGGTGctgtcccggcggcggccgaggcagTTGCTGCGGCTGGTGGTGGGGCTGCAGGACCACCGCCTCACCGTGCTCCACCTCAACATGAGCAGCGCTGGCCAAATGGTGCTCTACTCGTTTAGCCTCAAG